In Trichoderma atroviride chromosome 2, complete sequence, one DNA window encodes the following:
- a CDS encoding uncharacterized protein (EggNog:ENOG41~BUSCO:EOG092D048Q), giving the protein MALELGPGVRSGSPESSGRDSPIPRQWRNQLGGGDAPVKDKAYRRYAAGVDKALLLFETALEEWADYISFLNRLLKSLQARPPASAIIPSKITVAKRLSQCLNPSLPSGVHQKALEVYNYVFEAIGKDGLSRDLPLYLPGLAPTLSFASLSVRSPYLDLLERHFTGVDSRSLRPAMKSIILALLPGLEDETSEDFDRTMRLVGSFKKAIRPTDSVALTEQHATGDDFFWQCFFLASVTSHGRRAGALAYLVRNLPILGSDPSLTSSEKNDQNGTEQGGVSSEITAIVTTPEPGLLVRCFASGLSDEQLLIQRGFLDLLVSHLPLNSKVLQSLVKPGDLELLLRAAVGVVTRRDMSLNRRLWAWLLGPEPTGNENEHNQDLHGSASDGQQALLSSRTNYFEQFGLQSLTKALLEMIKDTSHGGVAERTRPYRICLSLMDKLEVGGLVIPDIFLPVVESVRQFQNQGPAKGEFTEVLRSASVFFDGIEGGLIYGELVGLLDQAISSQKANSEVRSDKLSLVKFIIAHFNVHDGEMSTIHAPLACLAALAMLEDAASRKDSLCLPDGPNPSLKEQVLGIIVSLLELVPGWAFTEPSKGKASQKKDSGSSTSPSAKDLLKRIQDFYVQGQGNPDASPIPFTHIETGELILDKAVKYIVDNSAEQDSPCSLSFHIKILLLILLKVPKTYRFDEKVLMSSLKAQVTQKRPLRFSDFSSILHLITQLHHVGRISTSELSELVHPLVRHAWSYLSASEPKYHVETVRCLWQLQAAISFTRRDVEASLASIIVNQSAGDGADIGRAFGVLWSHTIQDTQSDRRGPKIPTAEAKSGQRVSGTDHYEIILTRPLLLVLDGLLDDRTQSFMTVKSWLSNMVGIDRLFLLFVMKFGEIPFLREVGKDFQAEKPLPEPLAFTEDDDIDLCLYYLRTLYHVLIHSGETSGAVLVSKHLSFGDTAQVQISTGGDEDDITLQDYFVRVCMACITGDAISPASDDLGNRVSQLHRYALTVLHHFLTSHHAAPLFNLNLDHVLIDRLSISIGNTDPYVQVLLLDVVFDALKLHDAVVTELAISSIAEKRRSSADPLHATRLSISSGDMAPPPMVMPPQLLKCLQSGLSSTNSQFVLDTWVSFLSRCLPFYSQSIFQILIPLVETLCKQIGATFSHLKILFEDESYEVKSEAGTPESTLIYLLNALEQVLAKAHDQLLAEEAQALAVKGPDQPQSIFGSMVSGVFQSDSPQSRSATANDRLTVHLAFQDAVRMCFSIWSWGQGDEATTQDINSSASFNYTSLRMRNRARRLLEHLFTAETLESLETVIDVWRNSTSAAEHVTVFSFLAALDAARPKHSMPALFNSIYSRTNPAALEPSRKSTMTISLQDADLVVFLVEYARSLDDDAMDEIWQDCITFLKDLLNNPFPHRQTLPSLLEFAAILGEKVDNTNFGEQRKMRRELGDLFLRLITALFTTRPAFTDSGNSNGTSGTKFVKGELERRGTFPGAIERSDDVVAILASIVPNLPKILLEPDRVLSAAATISSNVIGPTFRSKTFPDSVSSSTLRLLHELSRLPNNQKAWKKDVSEAFNDSRFFAMNLALVQSDWLPLLRQWALTDKERIPEIVGRINAPTTAGIVFGVGATSARLEADRKTQLNLRRIATLILASAEDAFVTDIPAIFDKVVELFGATSTSSPSSTTRAEVYMVIRALVLKVSPIHLARLWPVVNAEIHSAISSIVAPDHSTASEVYVNAAILQACKLLDLLICVAPDDFQLHEWLFVTDTIEAVYRSSTYQPVALVDEISEELGATTIAGHDDATIMAQMSTNQNGPRRLPLLGAGGISDDVSFERKDELVAKVLRPFFGQLSIFAFESTYAMGALDRDACVEALLRDVFDDRSMVKAL; this is encoded by the exons CGCTGCCGGAGTCGACAAAGCGCTGCTCTTATTCGAAACAGCTCTAGAGGAATGGGCTGACTACATATCCTTCCTGAACAGGCTCCTCAAG AGTCTACAAGCTCGACCGCCCGCCAGCGCCATTATTCCCTCCAAGATCACCGTCGCGAAACGTCTATCACAATGCTTAAACCCGTCTTTACCCTCGGGTGTACACCAGAAGGCGCTCGAAGTTTATAATTATGTATTTGAAGCGATTGGAAAAGACGGGCTCTCGCGAGACCTCCCTCTATATCTTCCTGGATTAGCACCCACTCTCTCTTTTGCATCGCTTTCCGTCCGGTCGCCATATCTCGACCTTCTTGAGCGTCATTTCACGGGTGTCGATTCCAGGTCATTACGTCCAGCTATGAAATCAATAATATTAGCGTTGTTACCCGGCCTAGAAGATGAAACTAGCGAAGATTTCGATCGAACTATGCGACTGGTTGGGAGCTTCAAGAAAGCCATCCGACCAACAGATAGCGTCGCTCTCACGGAGCAACATGCCACGGGCGACGATTTCTTTTGGCAGTGCTTCTTTCTAGCTTCTGTTAcaagccatggccgccgTGCTGGTGCTCTAGCCTACTTGGTGCGGAATCTGCCTATCTTGGGTTCGGATCCATCTTTGACATCCAGCGAGAAAAATGACCAGAATGGTACAGAACAAGGCGGCGTCAGCAGTGAAATTACTGCGATTGTTACGACTCCAGAACCAGGTTTGCTGGTGAGATGCTTTGCCAGTGGACTTTCTGATGAGCAGCTGCTGATCCAGCGTGGCTTTCTTGATCTACTTGTCTCTCATCTCCCCCTGAATTCCAAAGTGTTACAATCTCTTGTTAAACCTGGTGATCTGGAACTCCTCTTGAGAGCGGCTGTTGGAGTAGTTACCCGACGAGATATGAGCTTAAATCGTCGCTTATGGGCATGGCTCCTTGGCCCTGAGCCAACAGGCAACGAAAATGAACACAACCAAGATTTGCATGGTAGCGCCTCAGACGGGCAGCAGGCTCTGCTATCCTCCCGAACAAACTATTTCGAGCAGTTTGGTCTACAATCTCTGACAAAAGCCCTACTGGAAATGATCAAAGATACTTCACACGGTGGAGTTGCCGAACGAACCCGCCCCTATCGTATTTGTCTTTCTTTGATGGACAAGTTGGAAGTTGGTGGATTGGTGATACCAGACATCTTTCTTCCCGTGGTGGAGAGCGTGCGGCAGTTTCAGAATCAAGGCCCGGCCAAGGGAGAATTTACAGAGGTCCTACGCAGCGCAAGTGTATTCTTCGATGGCATTGAAGGTGGTCTAATATACGGCGAGCTCGTTGGACTTCTGGATCAAGCTATTAGCTCACAGAAAGCGAACAGTGAAGTTCGAAGCGACAAACTCTCTTTGGTCAAGTTTATCATCGCCCATTTCAATGTGCATGACGGAGAGATGAGCACAATCCATGCTCCCCTGGCCTGTCTCGCTGCTTTGGCCATGTTAGAGGATGCAGCGAGTCGAAAAGATAGCCTGTGTCTGCCGGATGGCCCTAACCCATCTCTTAAAGAACAAGTCCTTGGCATTATCGTTTCGCTCCTGGAACTGGTGCCGGGCTGGGCTTTCACAGAGCCGTCCAAGGGCAAAGCCAGTCAAAAGAAAGACTCTGGTTCCTCTACGTCACCGTCAGCCAAAGATTTATTGAAAAGAATCCAGGATTTTTATGTCCAGGGGCAAGGAAATCCTGACGCTTCTCCAATACCTTTCACTCACATAGAAACTGGAGAATTGATTCTGGACAAAGCAGTCAAGTACATTGTTGATAATTCGGCCGAGCAGGACTCACCTTGTTCTTTGAGCTTTCACATCAAAATTCTACTCCTCATCTTGCTGAAAGTTCCCAAAACCTACAGATTTGATGAAAAAGTGTTAATGTCCTCTTTAAAGGCACAGGTGACACAGAAACGACCCTTGAGGTTTTCTGACTTTTCTTCAATTCTACATCTCATCACGCAGCTTCATCATGTTGGACGAATTTCAACTTCAGAGTTGTCTGAGCTGGTGCACCCTCTAGTTCGCCACGCATGGTCATATCTTTCAGCTTCTGAGCCCAAATATCATGTGGAAACTGTCCGATGCCTATGGCAACTTCAGGCAGCTATTTCATTTACTCGTCGTGATGTTGAAGCCTCGCTTGCGAGTATCATAGTGAACCAGAGCGCTGGCGATGGTGCAGATATCGGGCGTGCTTTTGGTGTTTTGTGGTCACATACTATTCAAGATACCCAATCTGATCGGCGTGGGCCAAAGATCCCTACAGCGGAAGCAAAATCTGGCCAAAGAGTTAGCGGGACTGACCATTATGAGATTATATTGACACGACCTCTATTGCTTGTGCTTGATGGACTGTTGGACGACAGGACGCAGTCGTTTATGACTGTCAAATCATGGCTCAGCAACATGGTTGGCATTGATAG ATTGTTTCTACTCTTCGTTATGAAATTTGGAGAAATACCTTTTCTTCGCGAAGTTGGAAAAGACTTCCAAGCTGAGAAGCCTCTGCCTGAACCCCTTGCTTTCaccgaagatgacgatatAGATCTCTGCTTGTACTATTTACGGACTCTCTATCACGTCTTAATTCACTCTGGAGAAACTTCAGGGGCAGTACTTGTATCCAAGCATCTCTCCTTTGGGGATACGGCGCAGGTACAAATCTCTA CTGGcggagacgaagacgacatCACGCTACAGGATTATTTTGTTCGGGTGTGCATGGCCTGCATTACTGGCGATGCAATTTCGCCTGCCAGCGATGACCTGGGTAACAGAGTCTCCCAGCTGCATCGTTATGCGCTGACTGTTCTTCACCACTTCCTCACAAGTCATCATGCCGCTCCTCTATTCAATCTAAATCTTGATCATGTTCTGATTGATAGACTGTCAATTTCCATTGGAAATACGGATCCGTATGTACAAGTTCTTTTGCTTGACGTCGTCTTTGACGCTCTCAAGTTACACGATGCCGTGGTGACGGAACTTGCTATATCTTCCATTGCCGAAAAGCGAAGATCAAGCGCGGATCCTTTACATGCAACCAGATTATCCATCTCCTCCGGCGACATGGCTCCACCTCCTATGGTAATGCCCCCCCAGCTACTCAAATGCCTACAGTCAGGTCTAAGTTCAACAAACAGCCAGTTTGTTTTAGATACTTGGGTCTCATTTTTGAGCAGATGTCTGCCTTTTTATTCTCAGTCCATCTTTCAGATCTTGATACCCCTTGTCGAAACGCTATGCAAACAAATAGGCGCTACCTTCTCTCACTTGAAAATTTTGTTTGAAGACGAATCATACGAAGTCAAGAGTGAGGCTGGTACGCCAGAATCTACTCTAATTTACCTTCTCAATGCTCTGGAACAAGTCTTGGCTAAGGCACATGACCAATTGTTGGCTGAGGAAGCTCAAGCGCTGGCTGTGAAAGGCCCCGACCAGCCTCAATCAATCTTTGGGAGCATGGTATCGGGTGTCTTCCAGTCAGACTCCCCTCAGTCTCGAAGCGCCACGGCCAATGACCGCTTGACCGTTCATTTAGCCTTCCAAGATGCGGTGCGAATGTGCTTTTCAATCTGGTCTTGGGGACAGGGGGATGAAGCCACCACGCAGGATATCAATTCATCAGCGTCCTTTAACTACACATCTCTGAGGATGAGGAATCGAGCAAGGCGACTCCTTGAACACCTTTTCACGGCGGAGACGCTCGAAAGCCTCGAGACCGTGATTGATGTATGGAGAAACTCAACAAGCGCTGCGGAGCATGTCACCGTATTTAGCTTCCTAGCAGCTTTAGATGCTGCAAGACCAAAACACTCGATGCCGGCTCTTTTCAATTCCATATACAGCCGTACGAACCCTGCCGCGCTGGAGCCCTCACGGAAGTCGACAATGACAATCTCACTTCAAGATGCCGACTTGGTTGTCTTCCTAGTCGAGTACGCCAGGTCActtgatgacgatgccatggatgAGATATGGCAAGATTGCATCACGTTCTTGAAGGACCTCTTGAACAATCCTTTCCCCCACAGACAAACGCTTCCCAGCCTTCTCGAATTTGCCGCCATCTTGGGCGAGAAAGTTGACAACACCAATTTCGGCGAGCAGCGGAAAATGCGTAGAGAATTAGGG GACCTCTTCTTAAGGCTTATTACTGCTCTCTTCACTACGAGGCCGGCTTTTACTGATTCAGGCAATTCGAACGGCACGTCGGGGACTAAGTTTGTCAAGGGCGAGCTTGAACGTCGCGGCACATTTCCCGGTGCAATCGAAAGATCTGATGATGTCGTAGCTATTCTAGCCTCCATCGTTCCCAATCTGCCAAAAATCCTCCTTGAACCAGACCGAGttctctctgcagctgcaacgATATCTTCCAATGTCATTGGTCCGACTTTCCGCTCCAAGACGTTCCCAGATTCAGTCTCTTCCAGCACCCTGAGGCTCTTGCACGAGCTTTCAAGGCTACCAAACAACCAGAAAGCCTGGAAGAAGGATGTCAGCGAGGCTTTTAATGACAGCAGATTCTTCGCAATGAATCTTGCCTTGGTTCAGAGCGACtggctgccgttgctgcggCAGTGGGCATTGACAGATAAGGAGAGAATCCCAGAGATTGTTGGCCGTATTAATGCACCTACGACTGCGGGGATCGTATTCGGTGTGGGCGCCACTTCAGCTCGTCTTGAAGCTGATCGGAAGACGCAGCTTAATTTGCGGAGAATTGCTACTCTGATTCTTGCCTCGGCAGAGGATGCCTTTGTCACGGATATCCctgccatctttgacaaggTGGTTGAGCTGTTCGGGGCCACTTCAACATCATCTCCGTCATCCACCACGCGAGCAGAGGTATACATGGTCATCAGAGCATTGGTGCTCAAGGTCAGCCCGATCCATCTCGCCAGGCTATGGCCCGTGGTCAACGCCGAGATTCATTCGGCCATATCTTCCATCGTCGCCCCTGATCACAGCACGGCATCCGAGGTTTACGtcaacgccgccatcctACAGGCTTGCAAGCTGCTCGACCTGCTCATCTGCGTTGCGCCGGACGACTTCCAGCTGCACGAGTGGCTCTTCGTGACGGACACCATCGAGGCGGTATACAGATCGTCCACGTACCAACCCGTCGCCCTGGTCGACGAGATATCCGAAGAACTTGGCGCGACCACCATTGCCGGCCACGACGACGCTACGATTATGGCCCAGATGTCGACTAATCAGAACGGCCCACGCCGCCTTCCGCTCCTCGGCGCTGGTGGCATCAGCGACGATGTCAGCTTTGAGAGAAAGGATGAGCTGGTAGCCAAGGTTCTTAGGCCGTTCTTTGGGCAGCTCAGCATTTTTGCCTTTGAGTCGACGTATGCCATGGGGGCGCTGGATAGAGATGCCTGCGTGGAGGCGCTGCTGAGGGATGTTTTTGATGATCGTAGTATGGTTAAAGCTTTGTAA